A genome region from Pongo pygmaeus isolate AG05252 chromosome 17, NHGRI_mPonPyg2-v2.0_pri, whole genome shotgun sequence includes the following:
- the ZBTB14 gene encoding zinc finger and BTB domain-containing protein 14, whose amino-acid sequence MEFFISMSETIKYNDDDHKTLFLKTLNEQRLEGEFCDIAIVVEDVKFRAHRCVLAACSTYFKKLFKKLEVDSSSVIEIDFLRSDIFEEVLNYMYTAKISVKKEDVNLMMSSGQILGIRFLDKLCSQKRDVSSPDENNGQSKSKYCLKINRPIGDAADTQDDDVEEIGDQDDSPSDDTVEGTPPSQEDGKSPTTTLRVQEAILKELGSEEVRKVNCYGQEVESMETPESKDLGSQTPQALTFNDGMSEVKDEQTPGWTTAASDMKFEYLLYGHHREQIACQACGKTFSDEGRLRKHEKLHTADRPFVCEMCTKGFTTQAHLKEHLKIHTGYKPYSCEVCGKSFIRAPDLKKHERVHSNERPFACHMCDKAFKHKSHLKDHERRHRGEKPFVCGSCTKAFAKASDLKRHENNMHSERKQVTPSAIQSETEQLQAAAMAAEAEQQLETIACS is encoded by the exons ATG gagTTTTTCATCAGTATGTCTGAAACCATTAAATATAATGACGATGATCATAAAACTCTGTTTCTGAAAACACTAAATGAACAACGCCTGGAAGGAGAATTTTGTGATATTGCTATTGTGGTTGAGGATGTGAAATTCAGAGCACACAGATGTGTTCTTGCTGCCTGCAGCACCTACTTTAAAAAGCTTTTCAAGAAGCTTGAGGTTGATAGTTCTTCAGTCATAGAAATAGATTTTCTTCGTTCTGATATATTTGAAGAGGTCCTGAACTACATGTACACAGCAAAGATTTCCGTGAAAAAAGAAGATGTTAACTTAATGATGTCATCAGGTCAGATTCTTGGTATCCGATTTTTGGATAAACTGTGTTCTCAGAAGCGTGATGTGTCCAGTCCCGATGAAAACAATGGTCAGTCCAAAAGTAAGTATTGCCTCAAAATAAATCGCCCCATTGGAGATGCTGCTGACACCCAGGATGATGATGTAGAGGAAATCGGGGATCAGGATGACAGTCCTTCTGATGACACAGTAGAAGGCACCCCCCCGAGTCAGGAGGACGGCAAGTCGCCCACCACAACGCTTAGGGTTCAGGAAGCGATCCTGAAAGAGCTGGGGAGTGAGGAAGTTCGGAAGGTCAATTGCTACGGCCAGGAAGTAGAATCCATGGAGACCCCAGAATCAAAAGACTTGGGGTCCCAGACCCCTCAAGCCTTAACATTTAATGATGGGATGAGTGAAGTGAAAGATGAACAGacaccaggctggacaacagccGCCAGTGACATGAAGTTTGAGTATTTGCTTTATGGTCACCATCGGGAGCAGATTGCCTGCCAGGCATGTGGGAAGACGTTTTCTGATGAAGGCAGATTGAGGAAGCATGAGAAACTCCACACGGCGGACAGGCCATTTGTTTGTGAAATGTGCACAAAAGGTTTCACCACACAGGCCCACCTGAAAGAACACCTAAAAATCCACACGGGATATAAGCCCTATAGTTGTGAGGTGTGTGGAAAATCATTTATCCGTGCCCCAGACTTAAAGAAGCATGAGAGAGTTCACAGTAATGAAAGACCGTTTGCGTGCCACATGTGTGACAAAGCCTTCAAACACAAGTCTCACCTCAAGGATCATGAAAGAAGACACAGAGGGGAAAAGCCTTTTGTGTGTGGCTCCTGCACCAAGGCATTTGCCAAGGCATCTGATCTGAAAAGGCATGAGAACAATATGCACAGTGAAAGGAAGCAGGTTACCCCCAGTGCCATCCAGAGCGAGACAGAACAGTTGCAGGCGGCAGCGATGGCTGCGGAAGCAGAACAGCAGCTGGAGACGATAGCCTGTAGCTAG